A genomic window from Aquila chrysaetos chrysaetos chromosome 21, bAquChr1.4, whole genome shotgun sequence includes:
- the LOC115333807 gene encoding NF-kappa-B-activating protein, translating into MAPASRSRSPPAASPERRGRRSRSRSRSRERNGLKRPSHRRSRSWSRSRERTPGGPRSAAHHGHHHGKAWPEYYEKEKEEILRQRRLNERERIGELGAPEVWGLSPKVPDPDSDEHTPVEDEEAKSKSSSSDSSSEEEKKKKKKKRKKKKRKASKRKRRKHSEDSDSESESEQNSSDEDKKKSKKKKKKNRKKKYKKKKNKKSRKESSDSSSEDSDDETFQGEDLWIERSKNTEADSLIGPEAPKTHASQDDRPLNYGHALLPGEGAAMAEYVKAGKRIPRRGEIGLTSEEIASFESSGYVMSGSRHRRMEAVRLRKENQIYSADEKRALASFNQEERRKRENKILASFREMVYRKTKGKEEK; encoded by the exons atgGCGCCGGCGTCGCGTTCCCGGAGCCCGCCGGCCGCCAGCCCCGAACGCCGCGGCCGCAGGTCGCGCTCCCGGTCCCGCTCCCGCGAGCGCAACGGCCTGAAGCGGCCGAGCCACCGGCGGAGCCGCAGCTGGTCCCGCTCCCGGGAGCGCACCCCCGGCGGGCCGCGCTCCGCCGCGCACCACGGCCACCACCACGGCAAGGCCTGGCCCGAGTACTAcgagaaggagaaggaggagatcCTGCGGCAGAG GAGGCtcaatgagagagagagaattggGGAACTGGGCGCACCTGAAGTCTGGGGACTGTCACCAAAGGTTCCTGACCCCGA ttctgATGAGCACACACCGGTAGAAGATGAAGAAGCGAAATCCAAGAGTAGTTCTTCAGATTCCAGCTCGGAAG aggaaaaaaagaaaaagaagaagaaaagaaagaagaaaaagcgGAAGGCATCCAAAAGAAAACGCAGAAAACATTCTGAGGACAGCGACAGTGAGTCGGAGTCAGAGCAGAACTCCAGTG atgaagataaaaagaaaagcaagaagaagaaaaagaagaacagaaa GAAGAagtataagaaaaagaaaaataagaagagcAGGAAGGAATCCAGCGATTCAAGTAGTGAAGATTCTGATGATGAAACATTTCAAGGGGAAGATCTCTGGATTGAGAGATCAA aaaatacagaagctgaCAGCTTGATTGGACCAGAAGCACCCAAAACTCATGCATCTCAGGATGATAGGCCTTTGAA ctatggACATGCCCTCTTGCCCGGTGAAGGTGCAGCAATGGCAGAGTACGTAAAAGCAGGAAAACGTATACCCCGGAGAGGTGAAATCGGCTTGACCAGTGAAGAGATTGCATCGTTTGAGAGCTCTGGTTATGTCATGAGTGGCAGCAG ACATCGCCGAATGGAAGCTGTGCGTCTGCGTAAAGAGAACCAGATTTACAGCGCAGATGAAAAGAGAGCTCTGGCATCCTTCAaccaggaggagaggaggaaacgAGAGAATAAGATCCTTGCAAGCTTTCGAGAGATGGTCTACAGAAAGACAAagggcaaagaggaaaaataa